DNA sequence from the Streptomyces canus genome:
GCGCAGTCCGATGGTCTCCAGGGGCTCGGCGGTGAACCCGGCGGCCGAGGTCTCGGTGAGGACCGCGGTCACGCCGAGCGGCCCCGGACGGGTCCGGGCGAAGACGATGCCCAGGTCGGCGCGGGCCGCGTTGCCGATGTAGCGCTTGGCGCCCCGGAGCACGAAGTGGTCGTCGCCGTCCGGGGTCAGGGTGGTGTTCATCGCCCCCGCGTCCGAGCCGCGGTCCGGCTCGGTCAGCGCGAAGAAGGTCCAGGTGGGCTTCTCCATGATCCGGCTGTAGAACCACTTCTTCTGCTGCTCGTCGCCCATGGCGTCGACCAGCACACCCGACATCACCGGCCCGGGCGCCGCGAGCAGCATGCCGGCGTCGCCGACCGCCACCTCCTCGGCGAAGACGACCCGCTCCAGGGTCCCGGTGCCGTAGAAGGGACGCCCGTCGATGACCACCGGGTCGGGATTGAACTCGGGCGGCACCGTCATCCTCGTCAGGTACGACACGATGGCCACGTCCAGATGGCGGTGGATCGCGTCCGGGTCCTGGTCGAGTTCCAGGGCGAGGGGCTTGAGCTCCTGCGCCCACGCGCGGGCCTGGCGCCGGATCGCCAGCGTCCTGTCGTCCAGCTCGATCATGCCGCTCCCCCGTGCTCCCCCGCGCGGGCCGACCCGAAGTGGACGTCGGCGATCAGCTCGGACACCCGGGCGACCTGACCCGGGCCGTCCGCCAGGAAGCTCACGGCGCCGAGCAGCCGCAGCAGCATCCGGTCGGTCTCGGTGATCTGGGCGTTCAGGTCGGCCAGGACGCCGTCGTCGAGGTCGCCCGGCGTGGCGCCGGCCAGCATGGTCTCGATCTCCAACTGCTCGATCACCGCCTCCGCGACGCCGCCCTTGACCATCTGCTGGTGGAGCAGTTTCGCGTCGCCGACGGTACGGCCGCCGAGATGGGCGAGCACCGCGTCGAGCAGCCGCTCCGAGAGGCCGAAGCGCAGACAGGTCAGCCCCAGCGCCCATGCCGCCCGTTCCTGTCGAGGAGTCCTGGACACGCGTGGTTCTGCCCGGCTCCGCAACGCGACGACGGTGCCGCCCTCCACCGTCAAGGTCGTCACGACGTCCCCGGTGCCGGCACCGGCGACGCCCGCGGGCACCACCACGTGCCCACCCGGCCCGCGCGGCGGCCCGCCGTCGCCGACGGTCTCGCACAGCAGGGTCAACGCCCGGACGAGGCCGTCCTGGCGGGCGGTCCGCCGGTACCGGATCCACGCGTCGGCGGCGGCCGTACGGCCGGTCATGTCCCCTCCTCGAGATCCAGGGTGCTCGTGCACAGGTACCGCAGCGTGCTGTCGTATTCGGCGACGACCAGGCGGCGGGGCCCGGCTCCCTCGCACTCGGGGAGCACGTCGGCCAGGGCCGACCAGGGGCCGGTGCACGGGCGGCCCGGCGGCGCGGAACGCACGTCGAACGCCGCCCCGAACTGTTCGGCATCGAGGCCCTGGCCGGTGACGAGCGTGACGGGCCGGCCGGCACCGGCGCCGTCGGGCTCGTTCAGTACGGCCTCGAGCGTCGAGCGGACCGCGTCCGGCGCGACACCGGCGAGTTGCCGCGTCACCGGTTCGCCCGCTCGGCCCTCGGGGCCGAGGAGCAGCGCCACCGCGCAGTCCTGCAGGGGCACGTCCCGCGCCCCCGTGGTGTCGTACAGGAAGGTCCGCTGATCGAGGAGGACGACCAGGGCGCGCCGGAAGGCGTCGGCGGTGGCGTACTCCGAGACCAGGCGCAGGGCCGTGAACCCGGCGGCGGTCCCCTGGTCCGAGAGGGTGAAGGCCAGCGGGTCGCCGGGCAGTACGTCGGCCAGATGGCAGGACGGGGAGCGGCGCGGATCGGCGTCCGGGACGGTGTGGGCCACGAGCACCAGATCCAAGGGCTCCTGAAGGGGCGGCAGGTCCGCGATCAGGTCCTGGGTCATCTCGAGGAAGGTGTTGCGCTCGCCCCGCTCCAGGAGCTCCGGGCGGAACTCCACCGGGTACGGGCGCACGAGGTCGGCCTGCATCCGGGCCAGGCTCGGCTCCACCGGATCGGGCAGGAAGGGCCTGCCACCGGAGAAGGTCCGGACGACAGGCCGCGACAGGCGCAGCGGTGCGCGCCGGGCGGGAGCCGGTGCGTCGGCCGGGCCGGGAGACGTGGTGAGGTACATCGGCGGTCAGGCCCCGGCCTGCTCGCCGGCCTGTTCGGCGGCCTGCTCCTGGACGAACGTGGCCAGCGTCCCCACCGTCTTGAAGTGGTGCTGCTCGAGGATGTCGGTGTCGAACTCCATCTCGAGCTCCTCCTCTATCGTCATGAGCAGCTCCAGCACGGTCGTGGAGTCCAGGCCGAGTTCGTCGAACAACCGGCTGTCCTCGGCGATGGTGTCGGGATCGACCTTCATCGCCTTGGCGAGCGAGCCGGTGATCGTGGCGACGGCCCGGCCGTACAGGTCGGCGGTGTCGGCGTCCGGTGTGGTGTGCTGCATCGTTCACCTCTCGTGTGTCGTGTTGTCCTGGGGGTCAGTGGGGGACATCGGCCGCGTCGTGCGCGGTCGGGTCGTAGAGTCTCTGCCGCTGCAGGAGGTCGTCGGGACTGTCCCGTTCCCGGACCAGATGGCACCGCCCCTCGTGGACCAGCACCTCGGCCGGGTAGCCGTGGCTGAGGAACAGCCCGGGTGAGGCGGTCGGGCCGTAGGCCCCGGAACGGTGCACGCCGATCAGGTCGCCGGGCCGCACCGGCGGCAGCGGGACCTTCTTCCCGATCGTGTCGCCCGGGGTGCAGAGCGGCCCGGTGATGTTCCACTCCTCGGTCGGGAGTTCGTCGAGCCGGTTGAGCACCGCCATCGGGAAGTTGCGCTTGACGAACGAGCCGATGCCCACGGCCGCCATGTGGTGGTGGGTGCCGCCGTCGGCGACCGCGAACCGCTCCCCCATCGAGGTCTTGGTGTAGCGGACGCCCATGACGTAGGTGCCGGCCTCGGCGGTGAGGTAGCGGCCGAGCTCCATGATCAACCTGGTGCCGGGGTGCCGGGCCGTGAAGTCCTCGATGACGGGGTTGAGCCCGTCGGTCAGCACCTGGGCGTCCAGGTCGCTCTCGCCGTCGAAATAGGAGACGCCCAGGCCGCCGCCCACGTCGACCATCCGCAACTCGAGGTGCAGCGCGGCCGCCAGCCGCTCGGCCAGGTCGAGGATGCGGGTGGTGTTCTCGACGATGACGGCCTCATGGAGGATCCGGGTGCCCATGTACACCTGCACCCCCATCACGTCGACGTCGGGGAACCGTTTCACCAGGTCGGTCTGTCCGAACAACTCCTCCTCGTCGATGCCGAACTGGCGGGGCTTGCCGCCCATCGCCAGCCCGGAGCGCTTGACCGCGAAGCGCGGGTTGACGCGCAGTGCGACCTGCGCTCTCACGCCCCGCTCCCGGGCCAGCTCGTCCACCAGGGCCACCTCGGGAATCGACTCGCATACGACGGCGTGGATCCCGGTGTCCAGGCAGGCGGCCAGCTCCTGGCGGCTCTTGCCCGGGCCGAGGAAGATCACCTGCTGCGGTGGCACGCCGGCCCGGAGCGCGGTCGTCAGTTCCACCAG
Encoded proteins:
- a CDS encoding acyl-CoA dehydrogenase family protein, which encodes MIELDDRTLAIRRQARAWAQELKPLALELDQDPDAIHRHLDVAIVSYLTRMTVPPEFNPDPVVIDGRPFYGTGTLERVVFAEEVAVGDAGMLLAAPGPVMSGVLVDAMGDEQQKKWFYSRIMEKPTWTFFALTEPDRGSDAGAMNTTLTPDGDDHFVLRGAKRYIGNAARADLGIVFARTRPGPLGVTAVLTETSAAGFTAEPLETIGLRGLRITAVTLDDVRVPAGQVLGRHLRATQRGMWSAVQGLNRLRPGVAAFGLGIARAAYEYVLDNRRTLNTAERHRLDRLGLRLTELRQLIWRSAIAVDDNDPAAGSLASAAKARASRLAEEATLEALGCFGPGARLDHPLLDKLARDARGVEFMEGTGNIQKLNLFTGLVQGHLRRD
- a CDS encoding acyl carrier protein, whose protein sequence is MQHTTPDADTADLYGRAVATITGSLAKAMKVDPDTIAEDSRLFDELGLDSTTVLELLMTIEEELEMEFDTDILEQHHFKTVGTLATFVQEQAAEQAGEQAGA
- a CDS encoding type III PLP-dependent enzyme, with amino-acid sequence MTVEFQVQGVRVSELARRYGTPLFVYDGTVLRDRFHGLRDRLHPAMEIFYSLKANPNISICALLHSFGARAEVSSLVELTTALRAGVPPQQVIFLGPGKSRQELAACLDTGIHAVVCESIPEVALVDELARERGVRAQVALRVNPRFAVKRSGLAMGGKPRQFGIDEEELFGQTDLVKRFPDVDVMGVQVYMGTRILHEAVIVENTTRILDLAERLAAALHLELRMVDVGGGLGVSYFDGESDLDAQVLTDGLNPVIEDFTARHPGTRLIMELGRYLTAEAGTYVMGVRYTKTSMGERFAVADGGTHHHMAAVGIGSFVKRNFPMAVLNRLDELPTEEWNITGPLCTPGDTIGKKVPLPPVRPGDLIGVHRSGAYGPTASPGLFLSHGYPAEVLVHEGRCHLVRERDSPDDLLQRQRLYDPTAHDAADVPH